In Chryseobacterium oranimense, a single window of DNA contains:
- a CDS encoding prolyl oligopeptidase family serine peptidase has protein sequence MNFKPILLTAGVLFSATFYSQKMNYPKAVKGTQTDTYFGNAVADPFRDLENDSQATKKWVDDEVAFSQNYLSKIPFRSAIKDQLTEIWNYEKISAPFKEGDYTYYYKNDGLQAQSILYRTNNKTKAKEIFLDPNKFSEKGTTSLSNLSFNKKGNLAAYSISEGGSDWNKITIIDAITKKQIDETLIDVKFSGISWQGDEGFYYSSYDKPKEGTVLSGMTDKHKVYFHKLGTKQSEDKLIFGGDQTPRRYLGAGVSEDQRYLIISAANATNGNELYIKDLKKGGDFVQINKGFDINASIVDTQGNDLFIFTDKDAPNMRLVKTSIANPSPETWKDVIPQTENVLGISTGGGYFFATYMVDAIDQVKQFDRTGKLIREIALPGKGNVSGFGGKEEEKELYFSFSNYITPGTTYKFNADSGKSEIYQKPKVKFNPEDYISEQVFYTSKDGTKIPMMINYKKGTKLDGKNPTILYSYGGFNISLQPSFSVVNAIWMENGGIYAVPNIRGGGEYGKKWHDAGTKTQKKNVFEDFIAAGEYLQSKGYTSKEYMALSGRSNGGLLVGATMTMRPDLARVAFPGVGVLDMLRYNKFTAGAGWSYDYGTAEDSKEMFEYLKSYSPVHNVKKGTCYPSTMIITSDHDDRVVPAHSFKFGAELQEKQSCKNPILLRIEKNAGHGAGRATDQVISENADLISFALYEMGITKLK, from the coding sequence ATGAATTTTAAGCCTATCTTATTAACCGCTGGAGTCTTGTTTTCAGCAACTTTTTATTCTCAAAAAATGAATTATCCTAAAGCCGTAAAAGGAACCCAGACCGATACTTATTTTGGCAATGCTGTGGCAGATCCTTTCAGAGACCTGGAAAATGATTCCCAGGCTACCAAAAAATGGGTAGATGATGAGGTGGCATTCAGCCAGAACTATCTTTCGAAAATCCCGTTCAGAAGTGCCATTAAAGATCAGCTGACAGAAATCTGGAATTACGAGAAAATTTCAGCACCATTTAAAGAAGGAGATTATACCTATTATTATAAAAATGATGGTCTTCAGGCACAATCTATTTTATACAGAACAAACAATAAGACCAAGGCAAAGGAAATATTTTTAGATCCGAATAAATTTTCAGAAAAAGGAACTACCTCACTTTCCAATCTGTCATTCAACAAAAAAGGAAATCTTGCCGCATATTCTATTTCTGAAGGCGGAAGCGATTGGAACAAGATCACTATCATTGATGCTATTACCAAAAAACAGATCGATGAAACGCTGATCGACGTAAAATTCAGCGGAATTTCGTGGCAGGGGGATGAAGGATTCTATTATTCAAGCTACGATAAGCCGAAAGAAGGAACTGTACTTTCCGGAATGACCGACAAGCATAAAGTATATTTTCATAAACTGGGAACTAAACAGTCTGAAGACAAACTGATTTTCGGAGGAGATCAGACCCCGAGAAGGTATCTTGGAGCCGGAGTTTCCGAAGACCAGAGATACCTGATCATTTCTGCTGCCAATGCGACTAATGGAAATGAATTGTATATCAAGGATTTAAAGAAAGGTGGTGATTTTGTACAGATTAATAAAGGATTTGATATTAATGCCAGCATTGTAGACACCCAGGGCAATGATCTTTTCATTTTTACCGATAAGGATGCTCCGAATATGCGCCTTGTAAAAACCAGCATTGCCAATCCTTCACCGGAAACCTGGAAAGACGTTATACCACAAACAGAAAATGTATTGGGAATATCTACAGGAGGCGGATATTTCTTTGCCACTTATATGGTTGATGCCATTGATCAGGTAAAACAGTTTGACAGAACAGGAAAACTGATCAGGGAAATTGCTCTTCCGGGAAAAGGAAATGTAAGCGGTTTTGGAGGAAAAGAAGAGGAAAAAGAACTTTACTTCTCTTTCAGCAACTATATTACACCGGGAACAACATATAAATTTAATGCAGATTCCGGCAAATCTGAAATTTACCAAAAACCAAAAGTCAAATTCAATCCGGAGGATTACATTTCTGAACAGGTTTTTTACACATCAAAAGACGGAACTAAAATTCCTATGATGATCAATTATAAAAAAGGAACAAAGCTGGACGGTAAAAATCCTACGATTCTCTATTCTTATGGAGGGTTCAATATCAGCCTTCAGCCTTCATTCTCTGTAGTTAATGCCATCTGGATGGAAAACGGAGGAATCTATGCTGTACCGAACATCCGCGGCGGTGGTGAATACGGTAAAAAATGGCATGATGCCGGAACCAAAACGCAAAAGAAAAACGTTTTTGAAGACTTCATTGCAGCAGGGGAATATCTGCAAAGCAAAGGCTATACTTCAAAAGAATATATGGCATTATCCGGAAGATCGAACGGCGGACTGCTTGTAGGAGCCACTATGACCATGCGTCCGGACTTGGCAAGAGTAGCTTTCCCTGGGGTAGGCGTTCTGGATATGCTGAGATACAATAAATTCACGGCCGGGGCCGGCTGGTCATATGACTACGGAACTGCAGAAGACAGTAAAGAAATGTTTGAATATCTTAAATCCTACTCTCCGGTGCATAATGTGAAAAAAGGAACTTGCTACCCTTCCACAATGATTATTACAAGTGATCATGACGACAGAGTAGTTCCGGCACACTCTTTCAAGTTCGGAGCAGAACTTCAGGAAAAGCAGAGCTGTAAAAATCCAATTTTATTGAGAATTGAAAAAAATGCAGGTCACGGAGCCGGAAGAGCAACCGATCAGGTAATCAGTGAAAATGCAGATCTTATTTCTTTTGCCCTTTATGAAATGGGAATAACGAAATTGAAATAG
- a CDS encoding YckD family protein, giving the protein MKRFLLPCLIVFMANISAQVGTGNVGINTETPEKALDVNGDLRTQKTDASTNTQYLLETNSISYPGYNFSGVLNPADGTGSIIGQSKNFTSFNQSDSNGSSGLTLISSLGINTAQFNSVNGNFYSTMDIGTGGYTMSTSNSSTQSLTSFIIPNSTTQSPNFRYQDDTGTLTGEYSFPRNYGLRGQVLVTHGKPTATGNAGIANDLVWRDVADLIVLKSPGGNCYKITVTDAGVLGTTPDVDCMVDPYNPTTYSNTSRTAAGSTNTLTDPNTIIAEQKKQIEEIQKQMNEIRNKLIQKKKTKSTK; this is encoded by the coding sequence ATGAAAAGATTTTTATTGCCCTGTCTTATTGTATTCATGGCTAATATTTCTGCACAAGTAGGTACAGGAAATGTAGGAATTAATACGGAAACTCCCGAAAAAGCATTGGACGTCAACGGAGATCTCCGTACCCAGAAGACAGACGCTTCTACGAATACACAATACTTACTGGAAACCAACAGCATTTCATATCCCGGATATAATTTTTCCGGAGTGCTTAATCCTGCAGACGGAACCGGGAGTATAATTGGACAATCTAAAAACTTTACCAGTTTTAATCAGTCCGATTCCAATGGTTCTTCAGGGCTTACTTTAATCAGTTCTTTGGGCATTAATACTGCTCAGTTTAACAGTGTAAACGGGAATTTTTATTCAACCATGGATATAGGTACAGGTGGTTACACTATGAGCACATCAAACAGCTCAACACAAAGCCTTACATCTTTCATTATTCCCAATAGTACTACTCAAAGCCCTAATTTTAGGTACCAGGATGATACCGGCACACTTACTGGTGAGTATAGTTTTCCAAGAAATTATGGACTAAGAGGACAAGTGCTGGTAACCCACGGCAAACCAACTGCAACAGGAAATGCAGGAATAGCAAATGATTTGGTTTGGAGGGATGTAGCAGATCTTATTGTCTTAAAATCTCCCGGTGGAAATTGCTATAAAATAACCGTAACCGATGCCGGAGTCCTGGGAACAACTCCTGATGTAGACTGTATGGTGGACCCATATAACCCTACCACTTATTCCAATACTTCAAGAACAGCTGCCGGAAGTACAAATACTTTAACAGATCCCAACACAATAATTGCAGAGCAGAAAAAGCAGATTGAAGAAATACAAAAACAAATGAATGAGATTAGAAATAAGCTGATACAAAAGAAGAAAACTAAAAGCACAAAGTAA
- a CDS encoding AraC family transcriptional regulator, whose translation MIKGNETPLKAQLYSYLAQNYKSTNDLKNYQKYNNLYLAVKDSLSEEENKVLSKTLQILENENRNESQKNKFSLKILLSILLACIIVFVSFVLYFQKKRKKEKLFYQNFIKNLEEKSRPAEMAEEKTIKKSNPSIEITEETEKQIITKLNKFENSDKYLNPNISLPSLASDLKTNTRYLSEIISRHKGKNFNTYINGLRIDYICRNILKDAKFRKYKISAIASLSGFSSGENFSKIFKKTTGISPSVFIENVEKDHKT comes from the coding sequence GTGATAAAAGGTAATGAGACTCCGTTAAAAGCACAGCTGTATAGTTATCTGGCACAAAATTACAAATCCACAAATGATTTAAAAAACTATCAAAAGTACAATAATCTTTACCTTGCCGTTAAAGATTCCCTTTCCGAAGAAGAAAATAAAGTGCTCAGCAAGACCCTGCAAATTCTGGAAAATGAGAACCGTAATGAATCCCAAAAGAACAAATTCAGTCTGAAAATACTTCTTTCCATCCTTTTAGCGTGTATTATTGTCTTCGTTTCTTTTGTTCTTTATTTTCAGAAAAAGAGAAAAAAAGAAAAACTGTTTTATCAGAATTTTATTAAAAACCTTGAAGAAAAAAGCCGGCCCGCTGAAATGGCTGAAGAAAAAACCATTAAAAAATCCAATCCTTCCATAGAAATAACAGAAGAGACTGAAAAACAAATTATTACAAAACTTAATAAATTTGAAAATTCTGATAAATATCTTAATCCAAATATCAGTCTGCCTTCATTAGCATCTGATCTTAAAACCAACACCCGCTATCTTTCGGAGATCATCAGCCGTCATAAAGGCAAGAATTTCAATACCTATATTAATGGACTCCGTATAGATTACATATGCAGAAATATACTGAAAGATGCTAAATTCCGGAAATATAAGATCAGCGCAATCGCATCCTTATCAGGATTTTCATCCGGAGAAAATTTTTCCAAAATTTTTAAAAAAACTACCGGAATTTCTCCTTCTGTTTTTATTGAAAACGTAGAAAAGGATCATAAAACCTGA
- a CDS encoding reprolysin-like metallopeptidase — protein MKKRILLVCALAAGVASFNAQRWEPASQRTSQIRKEVDVKYSYRVDLASLRSILKDAVETGKDAKPVIVSLPTAEGKIEKFAVYSNPVMEKSIADRYQLGSYVGVGVDDPSKYLRFSTSPTEMQSMIIKDGVFQFIEPITTDKQTYGVFYKTKRTSSEQGFECGTNEKNSKDIQFLKENGKKKLSNVGITSRPASTKYRTYRLAMSTTGEYTTYFGGVPQAVAQINTTMTRVNGVFEKDFGIKLLVQDYQNVIYTNAATDPYSNSDVGVGDGAWNAELMNTLHNNVGEANFDIGHLFGADGGGGNAGCIGCICSDDMTLDQGSPVAYKGSGFTSPANGVPSGDSFDIDYVAHELGHQLGGNHTFSNSTEGSGVNVEPGGGTTIMGYAGITYDNVQMNSDAYFHYASVNQILNNLDAKTTCGVSQNITTNTAPVISPLTAYSIPKGTAYYLEATATDADPVKYTWEEYDSVDEDATISGDAGWGYNTQGALTRSYFGTTSGRRYFPSLPLVMNGILTNKASLPNNTNPSWETVSYVPRLLNYAVTVRDENAQRPMLSSLETTVNVGNDGPFKFNGLTASTILYNNASNTIKWAVANTNAAPYNVANVKIDYTADNGTTWTDLVASTPNTGTYTAQMPGSLTGTVKFRISAINNIFYAVSPAVTIGAAPTSTTAAPTGLSTTAADVLKNSAIVSWNSVPGAASYSVNYRKTGTSTWSNTTSTTNSVLLSSLEDEMAYEVQVAAVVNSVPGAFSSNYVFKTKPLATGVNYCILNTGYNSVGNIARVQLSNVNHIDTNIRSYKDVSENPAKIINLIRGNSYPISIFGIYNQAVPMTYNVWIDYNRNGVYETSEKVYTSAAIVPGSNGVGSATGNFTVPASASVGNRVVGMRVASNYSSALNNACGTNGAIPSGAGSVMDFSVKIFGSALAVDETKATKSEVEIYPNPADSFVGVRNLKGKADYKIYSADGRLVQSGNLDGEIINVAGLTKGVYVITIKDDNNTYNTKLIKK, from the coding sequence ATGAAAAAAAGAATTTTACTAGTTTGTGCATTAGCTGCTGGTGTTGCCAGTTTTAATGCACAGAGATGGGAGCCTGCCTCGCAGAGAACATCCCAAATCAGAAAAGAAGTTGATGTAAAATACTCTTACCGGGTAGATCTGGCATCGCTTAGAAGCATTTTAAAAGATGCAGTAGAGACAGGTAAGGATGCTAAACCTGTTATTGTTTCTCTTCCTACAGCAGAAGGAAAAATTGAAAAATTTGCGGTATACAGCAATCCGGTAATGGAAAAGTCTATAGCAGACAGATATCAGTTGGGATCATATGTGGGAGTAGGTGTTGATGACCCTTCTAAATATTTAAGATTCAGTACATCTCCCACAGAAATGCAGTCTATGATCATCAAGGACGGAGTATTCCAGTTCATTGAGCCGATCACTACAGACAAGCAGACTTACGGAGTATTCTATAAGACAAAGAGAACAAGCAGCGAGCAGGGATTCGAATGCGGAACCAACGAAAAGAACAGTAAAGACATCCAGTTCCTTAAAGAGAACGGTAAAAAAAAGCTTTCTAATGTAGGAATTACAAGCAGACCTGCAAGTACAAAATACAGAACCTATAGATTGGCTATGTCCACTACAGGAGAATATACAACTTATTTCGGAGGTGTTCCGCAAGCTGTTGCACAGATAAACACTACCATGACGAGAGTAAACGGAGTCTTCGAAAAAGATTTCGGGATTAAGCTTCTTGTTCAGGATTATCAGAACGTTATTTACACCAATGCTGCTACTGACCCTTATTCAAATTCAGATGTGGGTGTAGGTGACGGCGCATGGAATGCAGAATTGATGAATACTCTTCATAATAACGTAGGAGAAGCCAATTTCGATATCGGACATTTATTTGGTGCCGATGGAGGAGGTGGTAATGCCGGATGTATTGGATGTATCTGTAGTGATGATATGACATTGGATCAGGGATCTCCGGTAGCTTACAAAGGTTCTGGCTTTACTTCTCCTGCCAATGGAGTTCCATCAGGAGATTCATTTGATATCGACTATGTAGCCCACGAATTAGGACACCAGTTAGGAGGAAACCATACCTTTTCAAACAGTACAGAAGGCTCAGGTGTAAACGTAGAGCCAGGAGGAGGTACTACAATTATGGGGTATGCCGGAATTACATATGATAATGTACAGATGAACTCTGATGCTTATTTCCACTATGCTTCTGTTAACCAGATTCTTAATAACCTTGATGCCAAGACAACTTGTGGTGTTTCGCAAAACATTACAACCAATACAGCACCTGTTATTTCTCCGCTTACAGCATACAGCATTCCTAAAGGAACAGCTTATTATTTAGAGGCTACAGCAACAGATGCCGATCCTGTAAAATATACATGGGAAGAGTATGATAGCGTAGATGAAGATGCTACTATTTCCGGAGATGCAGGATGGGGCTACAATACACAGGGTGCATTAACAAGATCTTATTTTGGTACTACAAGCGGAAGAAGATACTTCCCAAGTTTACCTTTGGTTATGAACGGAATTTTGACCAATAAAGCAAGTCTTCCAAATAATACAAATCCTAGCTGGGAAACTGTTTCTTATGTTCCAAGATTATTGAATTATGCGGTGACTGTAAGAGATGAGAATGCTCAGAGACCAATGCTTTCTTCTTTAGAAACAACAGTGAACGTAGGAAATGACGGACCATTTAAATTTAACGGCCTTACGGCTTCTACAATTTTATATAACAATGCATCCAACACAATTAAGTGGGCTGTAGCCAATACAAATGCAGCTCCTTATAATGTTGCGAACGTAAAAATAGACTATACAGCTGACAACGGGACTACCTGGACAGATTTGGTAGCTTCTACGCCAAACACAGGTACTTATACTGCACAGATGCCGGGAAGCTTAACAGGTACCGTTAAATTCAGAATATCTGCGATCAACAACATATTCTATGCGGTATCCCCTGCAGTAACAATAGGAGCAGCTCCTACTTCCACTACAGCAGCACCAACAGGATTATCTACTACAGCAGCAGATGTTCTTAAAAACTCTGCAATTGTATCTTGGAACAGTGTGCCTGGAGCAGCTTCTTATTCTGTAAATTATAGAAAAACAGGAACTTCAACATGGTCTAATACAACAAGTACAACTAATTCAGTATTGCTAAGCAGTCTTGAAGACGAAATGGCTTATGAAGTGCAGGTAGCAGCTGTGGTAAACAGTGTGCCGGGAGCTTTCTCTTCAAACTATGTTTTCAAAACAAAACCATTGGCAACAGGAGTAAACTACTGTATCTTAAATACAGGATATAATTCTGTAGGAAATATTGCAAGAGTACAGCTTTCCAATGTTAACCATATCGATACAAATATTAGATCATACAAAGATGTAAGTGAAAATCCGGCAAAAATAATCAACCTTATCAGAGGAAATTCTTATCCGATATCGATTTTCGGTATTTACAATCAAGCTGTTCCAATGACTTATAATGTGTGGATCGATTACAACAGAAACGGAGTGTATGAGACAAGTGAGAAAGTATATACAAGTGCTGCCATAGTTCCAGGTTCAAATGGAGTAGGAAGTGCTACGGGTAACTTCACAGTCCCTGCTTCTGCTTCTGTTGGAAACAGAGTAGTGGGAATGAGAGTGGCATCTAATTATTCTTCTGCATTAAATAATGCTTGCGGTACCAATGGAGCTATTCCAAGTGGGGCAGGAAGCGTAATGGATTTCTCTGTGAAAATTTTCGGAAGTGCACTTGCAGTAGACGAAACAAAGGCAACCAAATCTGAAGTTGAGATTTATCCAAATCCTGCCGATTCTTTTGTAGGCGTTAGAAACCTTAAAGGAAAAGCAGATTACAAAATCTACAGTGCAGACGGAAGATTGGTTCAAAGTGGTAATCTTGATGGCGAGATCATTAACGTAGCTGGTTTAACTAAAGGAGTCTATGTGATCACTATTAAAGATGATAATAACACATACAACACTAAGCTTATCAAAAAATAG
- a CDS encoding reprolysin-like metallopeptidase, protein MKKKLLLVCALSAGLASVHAQRWEPASQKTSQIRKEVEVQYSYRVDLASLRNILKDAVETGKDAKPVIISLPTAEGKIEKFAVYSNPVVEKSMADRYQLGSYVGVGVDDPSKYVRFSTAPTEIQSMIIKNGVFQFIEPITTDKQTYGVFYKTKRTASDNGFECTTEEKNAKDIKSLEIHGKNNLSNVGITSRPSITKYRTYRLALSTTGEYTKKFDPAGGITNTVIQMNATMTRVNGVFEKEFGIKAIIQDIPAIIYTDPTSDPYTGNLNLNLQQTLTSVVGNANYDMGHVFNAAGGNGNAGSIGSTCKDPTSSTNLAKGSAFTQNTNPVGDLFDIDYVAHEMGHQLGGNHTFSHSSENSGVNIEPGGGTTIMAYAGITGDNVQMNSDAYFHYSSINQILTSLDAKTTCGTSADITTNTAPVISPLTSKNIPKGTAYYLDASATDAQGDPFTYTWEQYDSVGANNTISGDSGWGYNTEGSIARSYFGTVGGRRYFPSFAAVMDGKLTDKTNWETVSYIPRTLKYAVTLRDANALRPMVSSLETTVVVGNDGPFKFNGLTTSSVLYNNASNTIQWDVANTTAAPYNVANVKIDYTTDNGVTWTDLAASVPNSGSYTGQMPASLTGAVKLRISAIGNIFYAVSPAVNVGAAPTSTSAAPTGVSAIDTEVFKTTARVSWNSVPGAATYSVNYRKVGDTNWSNTTSTVNSVVLTGLEDETNFEVQVAAVVNSVPGAFSTNYTFKTKGLKTGIDYCLLTTGINQLGTIARVQLANVNYTDGTFRSYKDVSENPAQIINLTKGTQYTVSVLAGSSSSYAQYPFTVNAWIDYNRNGVFEATEKVMTSASATGTRTETATFTVPSTAFSGDKLLRMRVAGNFSSALSNACGNTNQAGSVMDLSVKITSGLAVNDVNTVKTSEISIYPNPADTFVEVKNLKGKADYSIYSADGRIVQQGQIDGQRINVAQLVKGVYVITIKDDKNTYNTKLIKK, encoded by the coding sequence ATGAAAAAGAAACTTTTACTAGTTTGTGCGCTGTCTGCCGGTCTGGCGTCTGTTCATGCACAAAGGTGGGAGCCTGCATCCCAGAAAACTTCTCAAATAAGGAAAGAAGTTGAAGTTCAGTACTCTTACAGAGTAGATTTGGCATCACTTAGAAATATTCTAAAAGATGCTGTAGAAACAGGTAAAGATGCAAAACCTGTAATTATTTCTCTTCCTACAGCAGAAGGAAAAATTGAAAAATTTGCAGTATACAGCAATCCTGTTGTTGAGAAATCCATGGCAGACCGTTATCAGTTAGGATCATATGTAGGGGTAGGGGTAGATGACCCTTCTAAATATGTAAGATTCAGTACTGCACCTACCGAAATACAGTCCATGATTATCAAAAACGGAGTATTTCAGTTCATAGAGCCTATCACTACAGACAAACAAACTTATGGAGTTTTCTATAAAACCAAAAGAACAGCAAGTGATAATGGATTTGAATGTACTACAGAAGAGAAAAATGCTAAAGATATTAAATCATTGGAAATCCATGGAAAAAATAATCTTTCTAACGTAGGGATTACTAGCAGACCTTCCATTACAAAATACAGAACATATAGACTTGCACTTTCCACTACAGGAGAATACACCAAAAAATTTGATCCCGCAGGAGGAATTACCAACACGGTAATCCAGATGAATGCCACCATGACCCGTGTGAATGGTGTATTTGAAAAGGAATTCGGTATCAAGGCTATTATTCAGGATATTCCTGCGATCATATACACAGATCCTACCTCAGATCCTTATACTGGAAACCTGAATCTGAATCTGCAGCAGACCCTGACCTCAGTGGTGGGCAATGCCAATTACGATATGGGACACGTATTTAATGCAGCTGGAGGAAACGGAAATGCCGGTTCTATCGGATCTACATGCAAAGATCCTACGAGTTCAACTAATTTGGCAAAAGGATCCGCATTTACACAAAATACAAACCCGGTAGGAGATCTCTTTGATATTGATTATGTAGCGCACGAAATGGGACACCAGCTTGGTGGAAACCATACGTTCTCCCATTCATCGGAAAATTCCGGAGTAAATATAGAACCCGGAGGAGGAACTACCATCATGGCATATGCAGGAATTACAGGAGATAATGTACAGATGAATTCTGACGCATACTTCCACTATTCCTCAATCAATCAGATACTAACCAGTCTTGATGCAAAAACAACCTGCGGAACATCTGCAGACATTACAACCAATACAGCCCCGGTGATTTCACCGCTTACATCAAAAAATATCCCGAAAGGAACTGCTTACTATCTGGATGCCTCTGCAACAGATGCACAGGGAGACCCGTTTACCTATACCTGGGAACAATATGATAGCGTTGGAGCCAATAACACCATTTCAGGAGACAGCGGCTGGGGATATAATACCGAAGGAAGCATAGCAAGATCATATTTTGGTACAGTGGGCGGAAGAAGATATTTCCCAAGTTTTGCTGCCGTGATGGACGGAAAGCTTACGGATAAAACAAACTGGGAAACGGTAAGTTATATTCCAAGAACTTTAAAATATGCCGTAACATTAAGGGATGCAAACGCGTTAAGACCAATGGTTTCCTCCCTGGAAACTACGGTAGTAGTAGGAAATGACGGTCCGTTTAAATTTAACGGCCTTACCACCTCTTCGGTTTTATATAATAATGCATCAAACACGATACAGTGGGATGTAGCCAATACGACGGCAGCACCTTACAATGTGGCTAATGTTAAAATAGATTATACAACAGATAACGGAGTTACCTGGACAGACCTTGCAGCTTCAGTGCCAAACAGTGGAAGCTACACAGGCCAGATGCCGGCAAGTTTAACAGGAGCTGTTAAATTAAGAATATCTGCAATCGGGAATATTTTCTACGCTGTTTCTCCGGCAGTGAATGTAGGGGCAGCACCAACATCTACATCAGCAGCACCAACGGGAGTTTCCGCAATAGATACGGAAGTGTTCAAAACCACTGCAAGAGTATCCTGGAACAGTGTGCCGGGAGCTGCTACCTATTCTGTAAATTATAGAAAAGTAGGAGACACAAACTGGTCCAATACAACAAGTACAGTGAATTCTGTCGTTCTGACAGGTTTAGAGGACGAGACCAATTTTGAAGTACAGGTTGCAGCCGTAGTAAACAGTGTACCGGGAGCTTTCTCAACAAATTATACCTTTAAAACAAAAGGGTTAAAAACAGGAATAGATTATTGCTTGCTGACTACAGGAATCAATCAGTTAGGAACTATTGCACGTGTTCAGCTTGCCAATGTCAATTATACAGACGGAACTTTCAGATCTTACAAAGACGTAAGTGAAAACCCGGCACAGATCATAAACCTTACAAAAGGAACCCAGTATACCGTATCCGTTCTGGCAGGAAGTTCTTCCAGTTATGCTCAATATCCGTTTACCGTAAATGCCTGGATCGATTATAACAGAAACGGTGTTTTTGAAGCAACAGAAAAAGTAATGACTTCTGCCTCTGCAACAGGAACAAGAACAGAGACAGCAACATTTACCGTTCCTTCAACAGCTTTTAGCGGAGATAAACTTTTGAGAATGAGAGTGGCCGGAAACTTTAGCAGTGCGCTAAGCAATGCTTGCGGAAATACCAACCAGGCAGGAAGTGTCATGGATCTTTCTGTGAAAATCACAAGCGGATTAGCTGTTAATGATGTAAATACGGTAAAAACATCAGAAATATCAATCTATCCAAATCCTGCAGATACTTTCGTAGAAGTTAAAAACCTGAAAGGAAAAGCAGATTACAGCATTTACAGTGCAGATGGTAGAATAGTTCAGCAAGGTCAGATTGATGGTCAGAGAATTAATGTGGCACAGCTTGTAAAAGGAGTGTACGTAATCACAATTAAGGATGATAAAAACACTTACAATACCAAACTTATTAAAAAATAA